Below is a genomic region from Eupeodes corollae chromosome 1, idEupCoro1.1, whole genome shotgun sequence.
gatttaatgtttaaaacgccaaaaattcatgttttttcgaaaaacaaaaaaaatacacctAACATGACATGACATCGTGTATACTGTATAGAACTTGTACATTGATTTTTGCGCCCCGAACTTCATGACTTTGCAGCATGCTTGATTGCCCTAGAAATTCCACGGCTTTTGTGTGAACTTACATCATCTGACATTCtaaataaaccaacaaaaaattccGCCCTTCCAATCTATTCATAGGTAACGCGCAGACCATCACAACCAACATCAACTTCGACATATCCCCCCGCCACCATCACTCGGTCAAACGataaacttcaaataaacttcCCTTACATTAGAAACAGaccaaaagaaaatcaaatcgaaCAAAGCGAATGCAAGGACAAAGAGCTTAAAATTCCTGCCCATTGCCAAAGTCTCAAGTCAGATTCATCAGATACAACTTCAGCTTCATCTTTGGCCGACAGGGAAACTTTTATCCCTGCAAATAAACGAAATACCCTTGATGAACAATCCTCCGATGATCATCATTCTGGATGCGTCTTCAATCAGAGCCATCACCGTTCCAGACAGATGAAGATAATGCCATCGCAATCAACGTCCAACGACCATACGAAGAACACCAGCCAAACGATGATTACCGATGATTCAAAGCGAATTCGATCACCGTCTTGGCAATGGTTCCAAAGAAAAAATTGGCATCAACCTTTGGTCACatggcaacaacaacaaaaacaacaaacacaaaatcaaaacaacaacaacaacaataatggGCAGCCATTGTTGtcgtcaccatcaccatcatcgttGTCGTCGCCGTTGTTGTCGTCAACgttgacgtcgtcgtcgtcgttgactACGACGTCGTTGTTGTCGCCATCTCCAACGAATGGCTTTTCTTATTTACCGGAAAATTCTATTAGCGATGGCAGCCCCAACAGTGTTAGTGATCCTTTGTGTTTGTCCCGAGGCGAAACTGCGGAACAGTTAAAGCCGGATACGGATACAACCGAACGAACCATGACGATGACACGAGTGGTAGGGGCACCTCCCGAAGAAAGCCAGCAACACCTTAGTAGTTGGCAGCCTTTGCTGCAGTTTTCTTTCAATGCTCTTGCTCTTGCTACCCCAACTACATCTTCTTCGTCTCCAACTCCAGTTTCAGCTCCATCTCCTTGTTGTCCTGCTCCGCTTCCTTTGCCGTTGGGCTTCCCAAAACCCAGCCACAGTAAAAGCCCACCAACCCCCAACACACCCGGCCAGGCAACGGCAACGGCAACCACCGAAGAGGATAATTTCGTTTCGAAACGGAAACACTCCTCCTTGTGCTATAATCAAAGGTaagatgaatttttaatttgctcGAGgcgattttcattttcattatccTTTTGCAACAGTGCCGCATTGTATGTCCTGTGTATGTTTGACTATAGTTCTATGTACCGTTCCTAGATATGTATCCTTTCTATATAGCTAAAATCGTGTACACATATAGGTACTACAACCTTGTGTACTagaagagtttatttttttttgactaagtCTTTTGGCAGGCAAAAACCTGTTGTGTCCTTATGCCTTTGTGAggttgttgttttataaattccCCTTAGCCCTAGCTTTATGTGTCCTTCGCTTCGCTCTTGTggggtttttcatttttcatttttcaaaacataaacaaacgaACTtgcattttaaagtaaaatttctgCATTTGATGTCTTAAGGTTGCCGTTGCAAGAGTTTTTAATaatactctactctactctactcagCATTATTATCTGCTGATGAATTATTACACAGATTTTAAGgcgaaattgttttaaataacaacTTTAAGTGAATGCTATAGCAATAAGTGTAATtactttttaagacaaaaagaaATTGGGATTAAATTCGTGTACTCTAGTCACGTAtctatagtttttgaaatttaatggttattaactttccattggAAGTATTTGTGATCGGTCTAATTTCTCGaagtgttaaatttaaatttttttgacgtttaaaattttctagAATCTTAATCCATCAATTTTGATAGAAGTTTCCTGTGCATGTACTAAATTTCGTTAAGTCCGTCACATCGTACGTTTTGATGCAATCCTTCTTTAGTCCTCAATGTCTCAAAAATTGTAATCA
It encodes:
- the LOC129938939 gene encoding uncharacterized protein LOC129938939 — protein: MTQEVKPLDHQKHRMFVNWAEQQLEHDSGFHRKIIFSNEAHFRLNGFVNKQDNTVTRRPSQPTSTSTYPPATITRSNDKLQINFPYIRNRPKENQIEQSECKDKELKIPAHCQSLKSDSSDTTSASSLADRETFIPANKRNTLDEQSSDDHHSGCVFNQSHHRSRQMKIMPSQSTSNDHTKNTSQTMITDDSKRIRSPSWQWFQRKNWHQPLPLLSSPSPSSLSSPLLSSTLTSSSSLTTTSLLSPSPTNGFSYLPENSISDGSPNSVSDPLCLSRGETAEQLKPDTDTTERTMTMTRVVGAPPEESQQHLSSWQPLLQFSFNALALATPTTSSSSPTPVSAPSPCCPAPLPLPLGFPKPSHSKSPPTPNTPGQATATATTEEDNFVSKRKHSSLCYNQSSSSNNTQSKSSNNNDYNNNNNSAENLFTDKNPPTKEHKTIAERLRNFHRSQDLVTLRPPLDSPGISNQPLSQAYLNNNNNSSCVSPPLKPLTSAADISFSRSSDNNLVYRSHSKSPQQIKSSVEEEEACWKSDDHCFNLSVNNCALTCPSTACGADRSTKHLSHKPLSNGENSVSLNPSTSPPPFISSIDCNQHSPSSLDRLKVVASSSLSLEKYSDLVAPAEVVAADEPKRKRALPTATSAAELAAPSAEAEELYRICLSEVRPTFWW